A DNA window from Brenneria izadpanahii contains the following coding sequences:
- a CDS encoding metal ABC transporter permease, giving the protein MMLFDLISTPFAEFGFMRRALIGCFSLTLSAAPLGCFLLLRRMSLIGDALSHAVLPGVAIGYLVSGMSLLAMGIGGFIAGLAVAMLSGLVSRRTELKEDASFAGFYLGSLALGVTLVSLRGSSIDLLHVLFGSILAIDRSALVDIALIGSCSLIVLAVIYRALVIESFDVTFLRIASGRYRALIHALFLSLVVLNLVAGFQLLGTLMAVGMMMLPAACARFWTQRLPIMLATAIVLGMIASLIGLIWSYYADLPAGPAIILTITLFFCFSVCFGQNGGMLRTRR; this is encoded by the coding sequence ATGATGTTATTCGATTTAATCAGTACGCCGTTTGCCGAATTCGGCTTTATGCGCCGGGCGTTGATTGGCTGTTTTTCACTGACGTTAAGCGCGGCTCCGTTGGGATGTTTTCTGCTGCTGAGAAGAATGAGCCTGATCGGCGATGCGCTTTCCCATGCCGTATTGCCCGGCGTGGCGATCGGTTATCTGGTTTCCGGCATGTCGCTGCTGGCGATGGGGATCGGCGGATTTATCGCCGGGTTGGCGGTCGCGATGCTGTCCGGTCTGGTAAGCCGCCGGACGGAATTGAAAGAAGACGCCAGCTTCGCCGGTTTCTATCTGGGTTCGCTGGCGCTGGGCGTGACGCTGGTTTCGCTGCGCGGTTCCAGTATCGATTTGCTGCATGTGCTATTCGGCTCCATTCTGGCTATCGATCGATCCGCGCTGGTCGACATCGCCCTTATCGGCTCCTGCTCCCTTATCGTGCTTGCCGTCATTTATCGGGCGCTGGTTATCGAATCCTTCGATGTCACGTTTTTACGCATCGCATCAGGCCGCTATCGGGCGCTGATCCACGCGTTGTTTTTGTCATTGGTGGTGCTGAATCTGGTCGCCGGTTTTCAACTTCTGGGTACGTTGATGGCCGTTGGCATGATGATGCTGCCGGCCGCCTGCGCCCGTTTCTGGACCCAGCGGCTTCCCATCATGCTGGCGACGGCGATTGTCCTCGGCATGATAGCCAGCCTGATTGGGTTGATCTGGTCGTATTATGCCGACCTTCCCGCCGGCCCGGCCATTATTCTGACTATCACGCTATTTTTCTGTTTTTCGGTTTGTTTCGGTCAAAACGGCGGCATGTTACGCACGCGCCGCTGA
- the fepG gene encoding iron-enterobactin ABC transporter permease, producing MITRTLYLRGRSGNIYGRLPLRILIINGMLLLLSLLLITLAVSIGTLRLSPLDVWRAFAGHGEFSAVTVITQWRAPRAVAALLLGAGLGVSGAIFQSIIRNPLGSPDIIGFNTGAYSGVLITIILLHGGYYQIASGAMLGGIVTATLVYLLAWRGGIIGFRLIIVGIAVSAILTALNTWLIITGSLESAMTAKLWATGSLNGMTWVKAQPATLLIPTAIAAALLMGKRLQLLEMGDNSARALGVNAEASRLWLMLFGIILTAVATATAGPITFIALAAPQIARRMTRSSATPLFSAAMVGAILLLTADIIAQNAFADIQLPVGAVTVSIGGVYLIWLLIREARS from the coding sequence ATGATCACCAGAACGCTATACCTTCGAGGCCGGTCGGGAAATATTTATGGCCGTCTGCCGCTGCGCATACTCATCATTAACGGTATGTTGCTGCTGTTGAGCCTGTTGCTGATAACCCTGGCGGTCAGTATCGGCACCCTGCGGTTATCACCGCTGGATGTCTGGCGGGCATTCGCCGGACATGGAGAATTCAGCGCCGTCACCGTCATTACACAGTGGCGCGCCCCTCGAGCGGTTGCAGCGCTATTGTTGGGGGCCGGATTGGGCGTAAGCGGCGCGATTTTTCAGTCGATTATCCGTAACCCGCTAGGCAGCCCGGATATTATTGGCTTTAACACCGGCGCCTATAGCGGCGTGCTGATTACCATCATTTTGCTGCATGGCGGCTACTATCAGATCGCCAGCGGCGCCATGCTGGGCGGCATCGTTACCGCGACGTTGGTCTATCTGCTGGCATGGCGCGGCGGCATCATCGGCTTTCGCCTGATTATCGTCGGTATTGCCGTCAGCGCGATCCTGACGGCATTGAATACCTGGCTTATCATTACCGGTTCGTTGGAAAGCGCCATGACGGCGAAGCTATGGGCAACCGGCTCGCTGAACGGCATGACCTGGGTAAAAGCCCAGCCCGCCACCCTGCTGATCCCCACGGCGATCGCCGCCGCGCTGCTGATGGGCAAACGTCTGCAACTGCTGGAAATGGGCGATAATAGCGCCAGGGCGCTGGGCGTGAACGCCGAAGCCAGCCGCCTGTGGCTGATGTTGTTCGGCATCATCCTGACCGCCGTCGCCACCGCCACCGCCGGCCCGATCACTTTCATCGCCCTTGCCGCACCGCAAATCGCCCGGCGCATGACCCGATCCAGCGCGACGCCGCTGTTTTCTGCCGCGATGGTGGGCGCTATTTTGTTGCTGACGGCGGATATCATCGCCCAGAACGCATTTGCCGACATTCAGCTTCCGGTTGGCGCGGTGACCGTCAGCATCGGCGGCGTTTATCTGATTTGGCTGCTGATCCGTGAAGCGCGCAGCTAA
- a CDS encoding metal ABC transporter substrate-binding protein, producing MKRSILAIALSGLLLSPLAMAKNLEVVASFSVLGDMVSHIGGDRITVTDLVEPNGDPHEFEPSPKDSKTLAKADVVFVNGLGLEGWMDRLITASGYQGKVITASEGIKTLQMEEDGKIETDPHAWNNIGNGVIYARNIVNALAAVDPQNADYFRQQGEAYIQQLQELDRYAKKTFADIPQEKRKVLTSHDAFGYFSQAYGVKFLSPVGYSTESEASSKKVASLINQIKEEKIKIYFIENQTDSRLVKQIANASGAQPGGELYPESLTDASGPAATYTAAFKHNVDAMAAGMK from the coding sequence ATGAAACGTTCAATACTCGCAATTGCATTATCCGGCTTGCTGCTCAGTCCGCTGGCTATGGCCAAAAATCTGGAAGTGGTCGCCAGTTTCTCGGTGCTGGGCGATATGGTGAGCCATATCGGCGGCGATCGCATCACGGTGACCGATCTGGTTGAGCCGAACGGCGATCCGCATGAATTTGAACCCTCGCCCAAAGACAGCAAAACGCTGGCTAAGGCCGATGTCGTTTTCGTCAACGGATTGGGGCTGGAAGGATGGATGGATCGGCTGATTACCGCTTCCGGCTATCAGGGAAAGGTGATCACCGCCTCTGAGGGGATTAAAACGCTACAGATGGAAGAAGACGGCAAAATCGAAACCGATCCCCATGCCTGGAACAATATAGGCAACGGAGTGATCTATGCGCGCAACATCGTAAATGCGTTAGCCGCCGTCGATCCGCAGAACGCCGACTACTTCCGCCAGCAGGGAGAGGCTTATATCCAGCAGTTACAGGAACTGGACCGCTACGCGAAAAAAACCTTTGCCGATATTCCGCAGGAAAAACGCAAGGTGTTGACCAGCCATGACGCTTTCGGCTATTTCAGCCAGGCTTACGGCGTAAAATTTTTGTCGCCGGTGGGCTACTCCACCGAGTCGGAAGCCAGCAGTAAAAAAGTGGCTTCGCTTATTAATCAGATAAAAGAAGAGAAGATAAAAATCTACTTCATTGAAAACCAGACCGACTCCCGTCTGGTCAAACAGATCGCCAACGCCAGCGGCGCCCAACCCGGCGGAGAGTTATATCCGGAATCCTTAACCGATGCCTCCGGCCCTGCCGCCACCTACACCGCGGCCTTTAAACACAATGTCGACGCCATGGCCGCCGGCATGAAGTAA
- a CDS encoding ABC transporter substrate-binding protein: protein MKKFTRLLPAAFMLALALPTYAAKTLVFCSEGSPSSFNPSLGADSTTFDATSATVYEQLTEFKPGTTDIEPALAQSWEISEDGKTYTFHLRPHVKFHSNKQFQPTRELNADDVIFSFMRQQDRQHPFYGISKIGYPLYHTYFEAGEENLIASIDRLDDLTIRFTLNSPRASFLSLLTLPLTSIYSAEYAEKMQAAGKPEQIDLIPIGTGPFQFINYNKDAQIQYKTFAAYWREKPGIDRLVFSITPDASIRYAKLRKNECQVMAFPNLAELDEIKKNPQVKLLEKPSLNVGYLAFNVEKAPFDNLKVRQALSMAINKPDILAAIYQGHAVNATTLIPPALWSHNAGIKDAPYDIDRAKALLAEAGYAGGLSVELWAMPIQRPYNPNARRMAEMIQSDWEKLGVKTTVVSYEWGEYLARSGRGEHQAMLYGGTNIMGDPDNTFSALASCAAVKSGTNRARWCDKDFDRLILKAGQVSARSERSKLYEQAQEIMHQQIPFLPIAHSIIYEAIGDNVAGYSVDPLGLHRFNHVVLK, encoded by the coding sequence ATGAAAAAATTCACCAGATTGCTACCGGCGGCATTCATGCTGGCGCTGGCTTTACCCACCTATGCGGCAAAAACGCTGGTGTTCTGTTCCGAAGGTTCGCCCAGCAGTTTTAATCCGTCGCTGGGCGCGGACAGCACCACCTTTGACGCCACGTCCGCCACCGTTTATGAACAGTTGACCGAATTTAAACCCGGTACGACGGACATCGAGCCCGCGCTGGCGCAAAGCTGGGAAATCAGCGAAGACGGAAAAACCTACACCTTTCATCTGCGTCCGCACGTCAAGTTTCACAGCAATAAACAGTTCCAACCAACGCGCGAACTGAATGCGGACGACGTTATCTTTTCATTTATGCGCCAGCAGGATCGCCAGCACCCGTTTTATGGCATATCCAAAATAGGTTACCCGCTTTATCACACCTATTTCGAAGCCGGTGAGGAAAACCTGATCGCCAGCATCGATCGGTTAGATGATTTAACCATTCGCTTCACGCTGAACAGTCCGCGCGCCTCTTTTCTATCGCTGCTGACATTACCGCTGACTTCGATATATTCCGCCGAATACGCGGAAAAAATGCAGGCGGCCGGCAAACCGGAGCAAATCGATCTTATTCCCATCGGCACCGGCCCTTTTCAGTTCATCAACTATAACAAAGACGCCCAGATTCAATATAAAACCTTTGCCGCTTACTGGCGGGAAAAGCCGGGAATCGACCGGCTGGTGTTTTCCATCACCCCGGATGCGTCGATTCGCTATGCGAAGTTAAGAAAAAATGAGTGCCAGGTTATGGCCTTCCCCAACCTGGCCGAGTTGGATGAGATTAAAAAGAATCCGCAGGTGAAATTGCTGGAAAAACCCAGCCTCAACGTGGGCTATCTGGCGTTCAATGTGGAAAAAGCGCCTTTTGATAATCTGAAAGTCAGGCAGGCGCTATCAATGGCGATCAATAAGCCGGATATTTTAGCGGCGATTTATCAAGGGCATGCGGTCAACGCCACGACGTTGATCCCACCGGCCTTATGGTCGCACAACGCCGGGATAAAGGATGCGCCTTATGACATTGACCGGGCGAAAGCCTTGCTGGCCGAAGCGGGCTACGCCGGCGGCCTCAGCGTTGAACTATGGGCAATGCCGATTCAGCGCCCCTACAATCCAAATGCCCGCCGCATGGCGGAAATGATCCAGAGCGACTGGGAAAAGTTGGGGGTAAAAACCACCGTCGTCAGCTACGAGTGGGGTGAATATCTGGCGCGCTCCGGTCGGGGGGAACATCAGGCCATGCTATACGGCGGCACCAATATCATGGGCGACCCCGATAATACCTTTTCCGCCCTGGCCAGCTGCGCCGCGGTGAAATCGGGAACCAACCGGGCCCGCTGGTGTGATAAGGATTTTGATCGGCTAATCCTCAAGGCGGGACAGGTTTCCGCTCGTTCAGAACGCAGCAAACTGTATGAACAGGCCCAGGAGATCATGCATCAACAGATCCCGTTCCTGCCGATCGCCCATTCGATCATTTATGAAGCGATCGGCGACAACGTCGCGGGTTATAGCGTCGATCCGCTGGGTTTGCATCGCTTCAACCACGTTGTTCTCAAGTAA
- the fepD gene encoding Fe(3+)-siderophore ABC transporter permease: MSNFSSLNHMRRLPGIVACLLIIAVIAIASLMLGAKSIAPEVVWMSLTGQINSADSTIILDARLPRTLAGIIAGMALGGAGAVIQALTRNPLADPGILGINAGASFAIVIGITCFGINGMAAWLGFAWLGVLATSLIVWLIGTLSGGRINPVRLTLAGVALSAVLTGITSSISLLNPDAFDQMRIWEAGTLDIRSMRHIALVTPTILLGCGLALFASRSLNALSMGEDIATALGTRVVFIRSIAVVAVMLTCGSATALVGPIGFVGLMIPHIARWWAGPDQRWILIYSLLFAPVLLLCADIIGRLLVPGELRVSVVTAFIGAPVLIWLVRRRKV; the protein is encoded by the coding sequence ATGTCGAATTTTTCCAGCCTCAATCACATGAGGCGCTTGCCCGGTATTGTGGCGTGTCTGCTGATTATCGCCGTCATCGCTATCGCCAGTCTGATGTTAGGAGCCAAATCTATTGCGCCGGAGGTGGTCTGGATGAGCCTGACCGGACAGATCAACAGCGCGGACAGCACCATCATTCTTGACGCCCGGCTGCCGCGAACGCTGGCGGGCATTATCGCCGGCATGGCGCTTGGCGGCGCGGGCGCGGTGATACAGGCGCTAACCCGTAACCCGCTCGCCGATCCGGGGATCCTCGGCATTAACGCCGGAGCCAGTTTCGCCATCGTGATCGGCATTACCTGTTTTGGCATCAACGGCATGGCCGCCTGGCTTGGTTTTGCCTGGCTGGGCGTACTGGCGACCAGTCTGATCGTGTGGCTTATCGGCACGCTCAGCGGCGGCCGCATCAATCCCGTTCGCTTAACGCTGGCCGGCGTCGCATTAAGCGCCGTGCTGACCGGCATTACCTCATCGATCTCGCTGCTGAATCCCGATGCTTTTGATCAGATGCGCATCTGGGAGGCCGGCACCTTGGATATCCGCTCCATGCGTCATATTGCGTTGGTCACCCCCACTATTTTACTGGGCTGCGGACTGGCGCTGTTCGCATCCCGCTCGCTGAATGCGCTCAGTATGGGCGAAGATATCGCCACCGCGCTGGGCACCAGGGTGGTATTCATCCGCTCGATTGCGGTTGTGGCCGTTATGCTGACGTGCGGCTCCGCCACCGCGCTGGTGGGACCAATTGGTTTTGTCGGGCTAATGATCCCGCATATCGCCCGCTGGTGGGCGGGGCCGGATCAACGCTGGATCCTGATTTATTCCCTGTTATTTGCGCCGGTACTGCTGCTATGCGCCGATATTATCGGTCGTTTACTGGTTCCTGGTGAATTACGGGTGTCGGTTGTGACCGCTTTCATCGGCGCTCCGGTACTGATCTGGCTGGTTCGCCGGCGTAAAGTGTAA
- a CDS encoding metal ABC transporter ATP-binding protein: MITLRELAFGYRGQPPLGTLSGCFNQGSLTAIIGANGSGKSTLLKTLASLLPALSGSFCIAESGKSAIGYLPQLSEFDRQFPISVYDLVLMGCLPHRGILRGISAKWRNQAMQALEAVAMAEYAHQHIGKLSGGQLQRILFARLLLTQSPIILLDEPFTGIDTQTTQALLGIIQRLHEEGRTILAVLHDLDLVEEYFPQVLQLANGGHRWGTSRSILSGGPKEQTFPPLRSVVS; encoded by the coding sequence ATGATTACATTACGCGAGCTCGCTTTCGGCTACAGGGGGCAACCTCCGTTGGGGACGTTGAGCGGGTGCTTTAATCAAGGATCGCTGACGGCGATTATCGGCGCCAACGGCAGTGGAAAATCGACCCTGCTGAAAACGCTCGCCAGCCTGTTGCCTGCGCTTTCCGGCTCCTTTTGCATTGCCGAAAGCGGAAAAAGCGCGATTGGCTATCTGCCGCAGCTCTCCGAATTTGATCGGCAATTTCCCATCAGCGTCTACGATCTGGTGCTGATGGGCTGTTTGCCCCACCGCGGCATACTGCGCGGCATCAGCGCCAAGTGGCGGAACCAGGCGATGCAGGCGCTTGAAGCGGTCGCCATGGCGGAATACGCCCATCAACATATCGGCAAGCTGTCCGGCGGGCAGTTACAGCGTATTTTGTTTGCCCGTCTGTTGCTCACGCAGTCTCCCATTATCCTGCTTGATGAACCGTTTACCGGTATTGATACCCAAACGACCCAGGCGCTACTGGGGATCATCCAACGGTTACATGAGGAAGGCCGCACCATCCTGGCGGTCCTGCACGATCTGGATTTGGTTGAAGAATATTTCCCGCAGGTACTGCAATTGGCCAACGGCGGTCATCGCTGGGGAACGAGCCGGTCTATTTTATCCGGCGGGCCGAAAGAGCAAACCTTCCCGCCTCTGCGGAGCGTGGTCTCATGA
- the yacL gene encoding protein YacL, giving the protein MDYEFLRDVTGQVMVRMSMGHEAVGHWFNEEVKGRLALLNEVEEAARSVAGSEREWRKVGHEYTLSLNAEEVMIQANQLEFVVDEIEEGMSYYDEESLSLCGLEDFLNLVAKYREFVQQR; this is encoded by the coding sequence ATGGACTATGAATTCTTGCGGGACGTTACCGGTCAGGTAATGGTACGAATGTCGATGGGACATGAAGCGGTCGGCCACTGGTTTAATGAAGAGGTCAAAGGGCGGTTGGCGCTATTGAACGAAGTGGAGGAAGCGGCGCGTTCGGTAGCGGGAAGCGAAAGAGAGTGGCGGAAAGTCGGACACGAATACACGCTATCGCTGAATGCCGAGGAAGTGATGATTCAGGCCAATCAGTTGGAATTCGTGGTTGATGAAATAGAAGAAGGCATGAGTTACTACGATGAAGAAAGCCTGTCGCTGTGCGGTCTGGAGGACTTTCTCAATCTGGTGGCGAAATACCGCGAGTTTGTGCAGCAGCGATGA
- the fepB gene encoding Fe2+-enterobactin ABC transporter substrate-binding protein — protein sequence MQGKGQQHIHKIVALVFSLFAGMLISGCDTQDTSPQTSTAQRHDGWPRTIQTLKGPLTLQHPPQRIVSTSVTLSGTLLAINAPLIGSGATSPRSMMADNQGFFLQWSHLAAERGVKPLYISEPNAEAVAAAAPDLIVIAATGGDSALKLYEQLSVIAPTLVIDYGDKSWQQLTQQLGEATGHEADAQRVVSQFEQRVLAVKQAIQLPPQPVSALVYYEDGRGVNLCTAASAQGQLLIELGFQLATLPADIKTGTSQGKRQDIVQISGENMAASLNGKSLLLFAADNRTVNKVIGNPFLSHLEPVIKDQVWAMGLDTFRLDYYSASNMLDSIERQFHKP from the coding sequence ATGCAAGGCAAAGGTCAGCAGCATATTCACAAAATAGTGGCGCTTGTTTTCAGTTTGTTCGCCGGCATGCTTATCAGCGGCTGCGACACACAGGATACATCGCCGCAGACTTCCACCGCTCAGCGTCATGACGGCTGGCCGCGGACCATACAAACACTTAAGGGGCCGCTGACGCTGCAACATCCGCCGCAGCGGATCGTCTCCACCAGCGTGACCCTCAGCGGTACGCTGCTCGCCATCAATGCGCCGCTGATTGGCTCCGGCGCCACCAGTCCCCGCAGCATGATGGCGGATAATCAGGGCTTCTTCTTGCAATGGAGCCATCTGGCGGCAGAGCGCGGCGTAAAACCGCTTTATATCTCTGAACCGAATGCCGAGGCCGTCGCGGCGGCGGCGCCCGATCTGATCGTCATTGCCGCCACCGGCGGGGATTCGGCGCTCAAACTGTATGAACAATTGTCGGTTATCGCTCCGACGCTGGTCATTGATTATGGCGATAAAAGCTGGCAACAGCTGACGCAACAGCTCGGTGAAGCCACCGGCCATGAAGCCGATGCGCAGCGCGTCGTCAGCCAGTTCGAGCAGCGGGTGCTCGCCGTAAAACAGGCTATCCAACTGCCGCCGCAGCCCGTTTCGGCGCTGGTGTATTATGAGGATGGCCGCGGCGTCAATCTCTGTACCGCGGCATCGGCGCAAGGGCAGCTATTGATCGAACTGGGCTTCCAGCTCGCGACGCTTCCCGCCGATATCAAAACGGGAACCTCACAGGGCAAACGGCAGGATATCGTGCAGATTTCCGGCGAAAACATGGCCGCCAGCCTTAACGGCAAGTCGCTGTTGCTGTTCGCCGCAGATAATAGAACGGTCAATAAAGTGATAGGAAATCCTTTCCTTAGCCACCTGGAGCCGGTGATTAAAGATCAGGTATGGGCCATGGGATTGGACACGTTCCGGCTGGATTATTACAGCGCCAGCAATATGCTGGATAGCATTGAACGTCAGTTCCACAAGCCATAA